The sequence below is a genomic window from Planktothrix serta PCC 8927.
GATCCGATTTATCACAAGTAATTAAGATTTTACAAGCACAAAATAACCAAACAATTCACTCAGATTTATCACAAGTAATCAAACTTTTACAAGAACAAGATAACCAAACAATTCACTCAGATTTATCACAGTTAATTAAACTATTACAAGAACAAAATAACAGGAGTCAAAATAAGAAAAAATTCAAATTTTGGGGTTTATAAAGAATACCATTAATTGTTGTTATACTTAAAACTATGCGCCGTCCCTCCCAAATTAATAACTCCTCTGAAGATCTAAATATCTGGCAAGCCTTCACAGATTTGATGTCCAATGCTTTTTTAATTATGATTTTGTTTTTATTAATAGGCATTGTTAAATCAGCATCAGATTCCAAAGTAAAAGATCAAACAATAAAAGACTCGAAGACGAAAATTAGCCAATTAGAAACAGAAATTAGACTATTACAATCCCCGCCTGTAATTGTAATTAAAGACTCTGATAAAGATAGCCAGGGACGCTCCTTAAAATTCGAGACGGGTAAGGCGGATTTACCAGAAGGTTTACGATTATTTGTTGAAGGAAATGTTGTTGACAAACTAGAGAAATATTCTCAAGATTATCAAGGTTATGTTGTGGATATAATCGGACATACAGATGGTCAAGAAACTTTTAATCCAGCTAGTAATTTAGATCAGATATTAGAACAAGTTGCAGGGGGATCTCAACCCGTTAAAAACCTTAAACCTGGTTCTAATGCTGATTTGGGATTAATGCGAGCTTTAGCTGTGATGAAAAAACTGCAAGCTATTCAAAAAAAAGGTCGTTTAAAGGGGTTGAACTTTAGAGCTTATTCGGCTGCTCAATTATTCTTACCTTCAGGAGAATATGCTCCCCGTAACCGCAGTTCAGATGAAACTAGGCGAAGGATAGAAATTCGTTTTACTCCCCCAGGAGTAAAAACAGATTAGAGCGATACATGATATAGTTTTCCTGTTGATTGTATTGCAATTAAAAAGATGACTAAACTCAAGAAAATATTCA
It includes:
- a CDS encoding OmpA family protein → MRRPSQINNSSEDLNIWQAFTDLMSNAFLIMILFLLIGIVKSASDSKVKDQTIKDSKTKISQLETEIRLLQSPPVIVIKDSDKDSQGRSLKFETGKADLPEGLRLFVEGNVVDKLEKYSQDYQGYVVDIIGHTDGQETFNPASNLDQILEQVAGGSQPVKNLKPGSNADLGLMRALAVMKKLQAIQKKGRLKGLNFRAYSAAQLFLPSGEYAPRNRSSDETRRRIEIRFTPPGVKTD